AAATGGCTGCTCCCACTCCCGGTCCACTTGTTTGGTTGCTCGAATAAGCTCAATCAAAATAGTTTGTGGTTTGTCCAGCAGTTGAGGAGATTTTAGGAAGTTAAAATCAAGTCTTGGCTTAAGGCAACTGTTGTTAACCCGgatatatatacaaaagtGCACTCGTACGCACAGAaacatgtttaaatatattttagattaGCCTGCAAGCGTATATTTATACACACTGATGTTGTTTTCGGCCGCTTAGTGCTTCCTGCTGTATGATAATAAGCAAAGCCAAGTACACATATATCGTAGTCTAgttatatatacatacgtaCATATTTACACCTGTAAACCATATTTAATGATCCCACACAGATTAAGTACCTTTTTATACAAATCTAATGAACCTTTCATGCATTTTATTGAACAACCCAAATCACATTTTTAACGATACACACGTAAATTgattaagattttttattggaataataaaaataattcgcAGAAGTTTCTGGCTTATGTCTAGCTTGGTGGCGGTTGTCCCTGATGTGGCTGATTGTTTGGCGGAGGAGCAGCAAAGGGCGGCGGAGGCGGGTACATGTGGGGGTACATTGGCGGCATGGCGTAGGGCATCCCATAGCCGTAATTGGGCACTGGGAAGGGCATTCCAGGCTGCTGTGGCGGCATGTTGAAGTTACCCGCTGCCTGATGGTAGTTCTGGTAGTAGTTGGAGTGCCAGCTTCCCGGATTATAGCTGGGATGGTAGTTGTACTGCTGATCTCGGGGCTGGCTATGATTGTCCTGCGAGTTGTGCGTGTTGGAGAATCTCTGGCTCTGCCTGAAGCTCTCCCGCTGCCCGCGACGTCCGCGTTGTCGGGGAGGAGCCACTGAAGACGCCTCTGTGGCCGTGGTAGCCGTTGTTGCCACCGAGGTAAGTGAATCCACAGAGTCGGTGGAGTTGGCACGATCCCTTTGGTTGCGCTTTCGTCGCGCATTTCTGGCTTCCCTTTCTTCTTCATCATCGGAGTGATCTACATGGCGCGCAGGTGGTTCCACATCGTGCTCCCACGAAGCATCCGATCCGCGAACTTGCATCAACTTGGACAGAATCACAAATTGTGTATGCTCAGTTTTTGGAGCACAGTACACCACGTCGCCAATTGTAATGCCTCTGTCCAGGATCTGTTGGTTAGAGTTGAATCGCACGCAGTATAGTGGGTCCGACACCTGACCCAGCACATCGAACACCTCGCCCAGGACCTTGCGACCCTTTTCCAAGAACAAAACAGTATCCAGATCGAACAGCATGGAATTTGGCAGAACGGAAACCAAAACGAGCTGATCTACTATGGACTGAACTTTGCCCAGTTCAACACATTCATCCTCGGGAACAGTGATCTCCAGTTGATGAATGGGTGGCAGGTCATCGAGAAGCATCTCTCCACGAACTTTTGGCGGCTGGCGTCGACGGGACGGATCTCCCGTGGCTCCGTCTTCATCCAGATCCTCATCATCCTCATCGCACGCGACTGTGGTGATGCGCTTGTCTATTTTCTTGCGAAGTACAGTTAGGTATTCTCCTTCCGAGTCGGAATCGGAGTCACTGCTACTACTGCTTTCCGAGCTCTCGCCACCCGAACTCACAGCCACCACTGGACGGTAGGCGGTGGAGGAAGCGGTGTCCGTCACCGGAACTTCCACAACTTCATTGTCGCTGTCCTGCGTAGGGGTAACTATCTCCACATCCGAATCATCAGCATCGGACCCGTAGGCAGCCAATAAACCAAGACCACTTGTTTGAGGAGCTGGGTTAGCCTCTGGAGCGGGTTGCACTTGAGGAAGTGGCGTCTTGGTTGCGGTTGTATGTGCTGGATTCTGTGGAGCGACTGAAGGATCTTTCTGTGAATTTGTTTCCGCCACTGGGGACAATTGGCAGTCCATTTCTTGAGGGGATCCCTGCTCCCCTGCGGGATTTCCTTTGTCCTCGACAGCTTGTGATACTTCGCATTCCATCGCTGACACCTGCTGCTCCTTTGTAGCACTTTCAACTGATCCCGAAACCTTTTCCTGATCAGAAATCAGGGCGTTCACTGGTGTTGACTCATTATGCTTCACTTGTTGCTCCATTTCTACAACTGCATTTGTAGGTTCTGCATTGAAATTCCAAGTTCTTTATTGTGTTTATCTATTAAAAAGCTTTAGAGCTTACCTGTGGGCTTTGTTTGCACCTTATCTGGTGATACGACTGCTACAGGAACATTATGTTTCCCCGCTTCAGTTGGTGTTTCGTTACTTTTAGGGTCCTCAATGGAGGCCGAGGCTTTCACAGCCGTTTGCTGCTCActttccatttttgttttaactttaatCTGGCAAGAGTTTCAGTTAAAAACAACCGAAAtcaatgaaaaacaaaactgaaCTAGGAAAACACACGTTGAATACGCGCACGTGTTGTCTTCTTCTTCACAAAAGACCAAGCACATTTCAGGGTGTGGTTTCGTGGTGAATGGCATACCATTAAATTGCggtgaaatttaaaaattatttcgaattttttcatttaaaagtgTTGTATggtttaaaagtgttttaaagaccaaattatttcaaaaacatttcaaaatgaacaactttgaattttttttaaaattctgtttatttttattcatttgtttcattaaaatcatttgcGTGGTGAGACGGTATGCACATAGTTCATGTATTGCATTAATTGAAAAGCATTATGGTTAAGCTAAAATGGACGCCAACTTAGTTCTAGATATTCGAAgctaataattaaataaatattgcacGTTTGTCATAAAAGAAGCTTAAAACTTTGTACACTTTTTGCCCAGAATGCATTTGCTGGTTTTTCCGTAGTTTCGTTGTGAGATTTTCCTTGATTATGATCTAAAAAGTACAATAGCTCTCGATATATCGAAAAGCTTACATACAATAAGTCCTTACAAAATAGATTCTTGTGTTTCTTTTCGTTTCCCTTCTAGTCTTATTAGCAGCTAGTAATTGAAATAATGCCTTCCGATAAATTCATGGGTAAAAGCAGGGGTAAATATCTTATCAAATATCGGTTACAAACATTAATTTGTGCTAAGGCAGAGTTAGATGGAAGATGTTCGAGTGCGAACGAGTTTCACAAAGCTAAATCTAGGTAAATATCAATAGCACTTAGTTAATATCAATGGTAGCCATGGGAGATATGTGAGAATGATAATGAAGACCGAATGAAATCAATTGTACAGGTCAAAGCAAGCAAATCAGTTGGAACTCAAGCATTGAGAGTCAGCATCCTTCTACACCTTCCAGTCCAAACGGAACTCGTCCACCAGTAGCAAATGCTGATGGACAAGCCAACCTTTGGGATTAtagatttcaatttaattaagggtATTGTggttataaaatcaatttaaatttaccttCCTGCTGCGCCAGCGCCAGAAACTCCTGCCACTTGGTCTGTATGTCCCAGTACTTCTCCTTGATCTGCAGATAGGACACTGCAAAGAAGTAAGCCTTGAGCACATCCTGCGGACGCGTTTCAAAGTGCAGATACACGcccaaacattttttggtcTCCGCTATGATAAAGTGCTCGTGGGGATCAAAGGAGGATACTATGTTTTCAATGACGCTGCTGCTCTTATACTCGTCAATCATATTCTTTACGCTCAGTCCCAACTTAATGTTCAGTGACACGGAAACCGTCTTTCCAACTGTGACCCGCTCCATTGCGTTGACCTGTAaggattattttatttttgtaattgctATAAGGGTAgataaactttggcttgcggagtttgcttcttttctggttatttatacatttgtttAGAACTCTTTTACTAACCTGCTGTGGACTGAGCATCCTTGATGACCGAAAGAACTCCTCTAGAGCAATCAAATAGCGCGATTCGTTGAAGGTTCGCAGACAAACCGCGCGTACCGCCTTGAGATTGGCGTATAGATGCAGACTGACTACCACGGAGAAGACGGTGTAGAGGACAGCCTGACTCTTGATCAGCGTTAGGAGATACAGTCCCACAAAGGAGGCCACCAGATTCACGCACGTCTCCTGCGAACTATCCTTGGAGGCCACATCCGCCAGATTGCCACGCAAGGCATGGTGCTGGGTCAACGCCGATCTAGTAGCTCctcctgccacgcccacaatcGCCTTGAGCATTGTGGAACAGCACAGGATTTGGGTGCTGAAATGCGGATACTTGGGAAGCACATAGATCTCGATGCCCATGGCCAGATCGTTAAGGAAATCGGCCCGCAAACGCCACTTCTTCGAGTCGACATCCAATTGAGAGCCTTGCCACCAGGCGAAGAGTATTCGGCCTACATGTCCGCTGCCCTCCTTCAAAATCCAGGTGACCGTGGCGGAAAACGCATTGATGTTCTCACTGCCCACGCCGATTCCCTTCAGGATGGCATGGGTGCACAGGGTGCCGCAGATGGTGCTGCAAAAGGCCTGAGCCGTGTCCCAGATCTGATATGCCGCATAATCCTCGCTCACACTATCCGGATAGCCCTTGGGCAGGAAGACCTTTTGCAGCACGCGGAAAAGCAGGAACTTCTCCTGGATGACCAGCTTATCGCCACACAGCGGAACCCTAACGATGTTGCTCTGATCTGGAGTTTGGATTTGAAAggggttttaatttaaatgaggTATTAAAGGCGGGCTTTACCTAAACCTGGCagaatttgttgttattttggcTATACCTTAAAGTTTCATGTAGTTTTTACCCtaaatttattattgcttACTTAGCAATTTCtaagttattttgaaaatctaatggttatttttgtaatttaattaaaatcaagaaaacTGATATTACCTTTTGCAAGAACCTTAAAGTAGACTTTGTTgttctaaaaattaattaagcccAACGTGGCAGATTATCACATGATACGCTTATTGGAGATTAGCTTGATTGGGTTGGGTCTATTTTAGCAAACTTAGTTCTTAAACATTAGGAAAACTAGATatttagctgccataggaataAGGACTCTGCAAGGCTTGTTTTGTTGGTTTGATCGATTTGCTCACCTGCTGGCGTCACATAGAGGATTTCCTCACCCTTCCTTCCGTACTGTTCCCGAAAATGGATTTTCATCTCTCCTGTGCGTTTTTATCGTACTTCTGTCAgggaaattaagttttattgcCTTTCCGGCGCTGGCTGGTGTTTTCCCTCCAAGTTGTTTTAGGGGAGCTCGACTTCCAGCAGCAAAACACCACCCACCTGGCACCcacagttttttatttatgtccgACGTCGGGTTGTCTGTGTTTTTCAGTCGAGAAAAGGCGAAAATCCATCGAATTATCGGCTACCGAAACTAAACTCGAAACAATCGGCGAACGTGGCGTTGTTAAGCGAACTCTAGAACATTGCACAAAGAAGCTGATGGCCCGCTGCTTCAATTAAACACTAGCAACTAATTGtagttcaaaataaatatacccCAAAACCAATTTCTCCCCACTCCAATGATTTTCCATACCCCCTTCCCATTGTGTTATCAGTCAGCTGTGCACGGGTGCGTTTCGCTGTGAGTGCCGCTAGCTATTGCGTATTTAATAACCGCTGGCAACGGGCACACTGGAGATTTAAATTCATGTAACGGtacttttaacaaaaaataacttaatataaataaataaaagaaacataTAAAGATCATTGCATACTTCTTGCTTACTTTATTGCTTGGTAGCTActtacaaacattttatatttatttcattttctttgCCTCCTCATAATCGTGCTTGCCTCATTTACATTTGGTTTTcattagtattttattttttcggaATACAATCTCAATATGTCTAGGATACCTAAATTTCGTGCATACAAAAAACGGTTAGTAGATAATAATATAGAAACAAAGCTCAATtgttttaacttattttatttttaagttatgtTTATGGTAAGTTATATACCCTTGGATATAGTTCCTACACCCTACCCATGAACTAACAAACCCACCCCCTTCAGTTATCAATCAGCTGTGAGCGTCGCACTGTGAATGGCGTCAGCTGATCAGGATTTCGATTGCTCCTCGCAAACGGTCACACCATCGGCCCCCAAGTTTATAAAAACGAAAGTCCCCGAATGCTCGTCAGCAATAACAGCTCAGCAgaccaaaccaaaacaaaccacaaaactaaaataagtGACAGCTATATAGCTAAATAACAATTGCCCTAGTGATACAACTTGTAGGGGCCCAGTGTGTGATACAATCGTCTAAATTTAAAGTGTGAAAAACTAAGCAAACTTTTGGCAACcgattgaaaaacaaattccgTTGGTGTGTGCCGAGTGCTACACGAAAAAACAAAGGAACACTATAACTACAGCCACCAGAAATCAGGCAATGTCATTGGAGGATCTCAAGTCCAAGTTGCGCCGTCATCCGAAGTTAGTGGGCCTGGGCGGAGTGGGCCTTCTTACTGCGTAAGTAGATCACGCCATAGCACCCGGAAAAACCACAACAGAACACGTATTCTAAAGCAGCTGCTACAGGTCtcagttgaaaaaaaaaagctcgATGTAAAATAACTTGAAAATAATACTAAATCGTAATGAGTTTCTATATTTgcctatttaaaataacatgaaTCCCATCGTAAAAACATCTAAAGTATAAATCCTACCCATGCTTAatcagtttttatattttcctttaattaaaatctttaaaatgattgactttacattttacatttattaatacattttatatttattaaattaaaacattaaatagaaaatttcgaaaaacaCTCCCCAGTGACACACTTACAACTTTTACATTTGTAGCTTACCAAGATTTAGGAGGCTCGTCCCACATATGCATATGTAGTACCTTTTAATTTCGTTGTCCCATTTCAACGGCGCCACATGGTAATGAATAAGTCGTACGATCTagatatactatatatatcgagaaaaacaaaaacaacaacagatcTTGTTTTCCGCATTCCCTATACTAAATAGGTGTTGTCGCACATGTGACGTCATTTGTTTACATCAAATTACGCGATGATTAGTCAAGCTATACGAATACGTTAATGAAGAACTATCCACAAACAAAAGGTGTTTGGTggtatgattttaaataaaaattttaaaatgattgtaaGATTAACATAGCCAGTTTTAAGGAGTATGGGTTTATCTTTGATTCATAATTGAAATAACtgtcaaaaaaatagttttaaataacataaactATTCCTTaga
This genomic stretch from Drosophila gunungcola strain Sukarami unplaced genomic scaffold, Dgunungcola_SK_2 000001F, whole genome shotgun sequence harbors:
- the LOC128262208 gene encoding RUS family member 1 — its product is MKIHFREQYGRKGEEILYVTPADQSNIVRVPLCGDKLVIQEKFLLFRVLQKVFLPKGYPDSVSEDYAAYQIWDTAQAFCSTICGTLCTHAILKGIGVGSENINAFSATVTWILKEGSGHVGRILFAWWQGSQLDVDSKKWRLRADFLNDLAMGIEIYVLPKYPHFSTQILCCSTMLKAIVGVAGGATRSALTQHHALRGNLADVASKDSSQETCVNLVASFVGLYLLTLIKSQAVLYTVFSVVVSLHLYANLKAVRAVCLRTFNESRYLIALEEFFRSSRMLSPQQVNAMERVTVGKTVSVSLNIKLGLSVKNMIDEYKSSSVIENIVSSFDPHEHFIIAETKKCLGVYLHFETRPQDVLKAYFFAVSYLQIKEKYWDIQTKWQEFLALAQQEGWLVHQHLLLVDEFRLDWKV
- the LOC128262191 gene encoding H/ACA ribonucleoprotein complex non-core subunit NAF1 → MESEQQTAVKASASIEDPKSNETPTEAGKHNVPVAVVSPDKVQTKPTEPTNAVVEMEQQVKHNESTPVNALISDQEKVSGSVESATKEQQVSAMECEVSQAVEDKGNPAGEQGSPQEMDCQLSPVAETNSQKDPSVAPQNPAHTTATKTPLPQVQPAPEANPAPQTSGLGLLAAYGSDADDSDVEIVTPTQDSDNEVVEVPVTDTASSTAYRPVVAVSSGGESSESSSSSDSDSDSEGEYLTVLRKKIDKRITTVACDEDDEDLDEDGATGDPSRRRQPPKVRGEMLLDDLPPIHQLEITVPEDECVELGKVQSIVDQLVLVSVLPNSMLFDLDTVLFLEKGRKVLGEVFDVLGQVSDPLYCVRFNSNQQILDRGITIGDVVYCAPKTEHTQFVILSKLMQVRGSDASWEHDVEPPARHVDHSDDEEEREARNARRKRNQRDRANSTDSVDSLTSVATTATTATEASSVAPPRQRGRRGQRESFRQSQRFSNTHNSQDNHSQPRDQQYNYHPSYNPGSWHSNYYQNYHQAAGNFNMPPQQPGMPFPVPNYGYGMPYAMPPMYPHMYPPPPPFAAPPPNNQPHQGQPPPS